Proteins encoded by one window of Thermobaculum terrenum ATCC BAA-798:
- a CDS encoding anti-sigma factor, which yields MKIEHNNHEQLYEVITAYVLGALEPEDMRLMECHLQSCMDCTSVLDELLPVASILGMASEQHSPPPSVKQRLLDRIRSEERTPHEQVIAPRTASTGSFWARFFLGSNTLKFVAPAALAVVILALGVIALLQRGQINQLKADVEEQRTIVALLTSPSTQVAEMQQNSIHGRMIMNPNNNKAYLVIQGLPPIPEDKDYQIWLIKDGHKQSAAVVHPNGTLAVVLSAPEPIGQYSAMGITREPKGGSPQPTSNPIIVSSLKD from the coding sequence GTGAAGATAGAGCATAACAATCACGAGCAGTTATATGAGGTAATCACCGCTTATGTGCTTGGAGCACTTGAGCCCGAGGACATGAGGCTCATGGAGTGTCATCTGCAGTCATGCATGGATTGCACGTCTGTGTTGGATGAGCTACTACCTGTAGCTTCAATACTTGGTATGGCTAGCGAGCAACATTCACCTCCCCCTTCTGTAAAACAGCGCTTGCTGGATCGTATCCGCAGCGAAGAGCGTACGCCTCACGAGCAAGTGATTGCACCAAGGACAGCATCTACTGGCAGCTTCTGGGCGAGATTCTTCCTAGGAAGCAACACTTTGAAGTTCGTAGCTCCAGCAGCACTAGCCGTAGTTATCTTAGCTCTAGGCGTAATAGCTCTTCTGCAAAGGGGGCAAATAAACCAACTCAAGGCAGACGTAGAAGAACAAAGAACCATAGTTGCCCTATTAACATCGCCAAGCACGCAGGTAGCCGAGATGCAGCAAAACTCCATCCACGGCAGGATGATTATGAACCCCAACAATAACAAAGCCTACCTGGTTATACAAGGACTTCCTCCTATACCCGAGGATAAGGACTACCAGATATGGCTGATAAAAGATGGGCATAAACAAAGCGCAGCAGTAGTGCACCCTAACGGCACACTAGCTGTAGTGCTTTCGGCTCCGGAGCCAATTGGCCAGTACTCGGCAATGGGAATAACTCGCGAGCCCAAAGGTGGTAGTCCTCAACCTACATCTAACCCCATCATTGTTAGTAGTCTCAAGGATTAA
- a CDS encoding RNA polymerase sigma factor, with the protein MSNQPLDDQAIMERLSRGDLSAMEALYDCYSRAVYSMILRIVQDQQVAEELTQETFFRAWKQAKSFSNDRGKCASWLMSIAHNIAIDEIRRCKARPKSIRSEDSSNYLMNLPDSSLEDPDEIIMGGIRRNIVLEALRELPENQRKVLEMSYFGGLTQSEIADKVGEPLGTIKTRMRLALQHLRRNLIEKGIKPEQL; encoded by the coding sequence ATGTCGAATCAGCCCCTAGACGACCAGGCAATCATGGAGCGACTATCTCGTGGTGATTTATCCGCCATGGAGGCTTTGTACGACTGTTACTCAAGAGCTGTCTACTCCATGATATTGAGAATCGTTCAAGATCAACAGGTGGCTGAGGAGCTGACTCAAGAGACTTTCTTCAGAGCTTGGAAGCAAGCCAAAAGCTTCAGTAACGACCGAGGTAAGTGCGCCAGCTGGTTGATGAGTATAGCTCATAACATAGCCATAGATGAGATCAGGAGGTGCAAGGCCCGTCCCAAATCGATTCGCTCTGAAGACTCCTCTAACTACCTAATGAACCTGCCAGATAGCAGCTTAGAGGATCCAGATGAGATAATAATGGGTGGTATAAGGCGAAATATAGTCTTAGAGGCTCTGAGAGAGCTTCCTGAAAACCAGCGCAAAGTTCTTGAGATGTCATATTTCGGGGGGCTTACTCAATCCGAGATAGCTGATAAAGTAGGTGAGCCCTTGGGCACAATCAAGACTAGAATGCGCTTGGCCTTGCAGCATCTTCGCAGAAACCTAATAGAAAAGGGAATCAAGCCTGAACAGCTATAG
- a CDS encoding histidine phosphatase family protein: MPETKILLVRHADVHNPDQIVYGRLPRFRLSKLGEAQAEATAEFLSKEDVKYIYTSPMLRARQTAKAIAKYHPDAKLRISKLLAEINTSWQGIPWSQIGANANLYEPIKDPENETIEDVAKRMLRIIRTLVRRHPGETVICVSHADPIKIAWVALEGKELTFENIRKPPYPDRASVTTITFNDDHVVSIKYENPAISVRVTPEQESEKKPSRKKVPVGV; encoded by the coding sequence ATGCCCGAAACAAAGATTTTGTTGGTCCGTCACGCTGATGTACATAACCCTGATCAAATAGTATATGGCAGACTTCCTAGGTTCAGGCTGAGCAAATTGGGGGAGGCGCAAGCCGAAGCTACTGCTGAATTTCTCTCCAAGGAAGACGTCAAATACATATATACCAGCCCAATGCTAAGAGCCAGACAGACAGCCAAAGCTATAGCTAAGTATCATCCTGATGCCAAATTGAGGATTTCAAAGCTTCTTGCCGAGATCAATACCAGCTGGCAGGGTATACCCTGGTCACAAATAGGTGCGAATGCTAACCTATACGAGCCTATCAAAGACCCGGAAAATGAGACCATAGAAGATGTAGCCAAGAGGATGCTCAGGATCATTAGAACTCTGGTGCGCAGACATCCGGGTGAAACCGTGATTTGTGTTAGCCACGCAGATCCTATAAAGATAGCCTGGGTAGCACTTGAGGGTAAAGAGCTTACTTTTGAGAACATTCGTAAGCCACCTTATCCAGATAGAGCGTCGGTTACTACGATCACTTTCAATGACGATCATGTGGTTAGCATTAAATATGAGAATCCGGCCATTAGCGTTAGGGTAACCCCGGAGCAAGAGAGTGAGAAGAAACCCAGTAGAAAAAAGGTGCCAGTGGGTGTGTAA